The genomic DNA TGGGGAGGTTTTCTTTGGATTTTTAGCTCTTTTAGGTCTTAGTATTCTTCTTGCTCCACGATTTTTTACAAAAAACAGAGTATGTGTTGTTCCCGTGGATATAGAGATACTATTTTTGATTGTGGTCTTTTTTGAACTGATTGTGGCTGATGCTTACAGTTTCTATAGCCGGGTGCCCTACTATGACAAATTCATGCATCTTCTGATCTCTTTCGTTGTTGGTCTGGTGGGTATGATGATTATTTACACCTTCTATGCTCTGGGAAAACTTCAGGCCAGTAAAGGGGTTATGTTTAGCCTGATAGTTTTAATAACCATGGGATTGGGAGCAGGTCTAGAGATGGGTGAATATTTCTATGATCAAATACTCTACCCCTTTATAGGTACTTATCTTCCCACCGGCCTCACCCAGGGATCCATGGTCTCCCCACCCCTGGCTGACACCATGGAAGACTTGTTTATAGACACCCTGGGAGGAATTCTAGGAGCTGCCATTGGAATTTTTCTAATAGAAAGAGAAGAGAAAAAAGGGAGAGAACTAGAAGTTATAGACGAATTAGAGGCCCTTGCCTCCGGAAGGGATAATGAGAATGAAGATAAAAAGGATGAATAGTGTTTTTTTATAAATCTATGGTGAAATATGAACTACCAAAGAATCATCAGAATTTTAGTGGCTTTTCTGGTGTTTTTAGGAATAGTTTTAATTTTTAACTTGTTTGCTGATTTTATCGGTGAAAAATCACCAACAGGACCTGTTAAAATTTTCTCATGGCTTTGCGGTTCCATTATTGCCTTTAAGATTTTTGAGACAATGAATAAGGATGATGAAGAAAAATCGGGTGAATAGTTAAAAAAAAGAATTACCTCTATTGAAAAACACATAATCAGTTATCAAATTCGAGATAAAATCTAATATATCACAATATCAGTTTATAAAAAGGTTATACATTACGTTATAATGATGGACAGAGAATCTGATCTATGGAACCGACAGACAATAAGGATTTTTTTAGATTTTTTTAATAACCTCAATCCCTTGAAAAACTTATCCCCATATAACAGTTTATCTGCCCAAATGGTTAATATAATTTCATCTAAATCTGTTGATAAAAAATTAGGGACCATCTCAGAAAAATTTTTTTGGAATACAGTAAATCTTATTATGGTAGATCTTATGATAGACAATCTGTATTTTATCCGAGGTTGATTTTATGTTAATAAAGTCTTTAAAAAAATGCGAATACTTCCAGGTGCTGGATGAAACTGTTCTTTGCGAGCTTCTGCATCCTAAAAATGAGAACATTGAAATGGGTTGCAGTATTGCCCATGCAATCATGGCCCCGGGCAAAGTTTCTCTACCACATAAATTGAAAAAATCCGTGGAAATCTACTACCTCCTGGAGGGTTGTGGGAAGATGCACATTGATGATGAAACAGCAGATGTGAAATCTGGTGATGCTATCTACATCCCTCCGGGTTCTGTGCAGTGGATAGAAAACACTGGTAGTTCTCCCTTAAAATTTTTATGTGTGGTAACTCCTCCCTGGCAAAAAGAAGATGAGGTGTTAGTTTAATATCACTGAATGTGGTGAATTTATAGATATCTATCTATGCAACACTGCATCTTCGAAATGAAAATCAATTTGAATCTGGAAAAATGTGCCTATTGAAGACTATACATTATTAATGTGATGTTATGTAATGTATTTATTATGTAATGTTTTGTGATGGCATTATAAACTAATAAATGACCATTACACACAGGTAACTGAACTTAGTATCTGCAGCTTCCCTTAGATTACCTTTAAAAATCCTCTCATCTGGATAGCTGAGTCTTTCACAGATTGAAACTTTCCTTTCTGGATTAACCCCTTTTTCCAGGAGGAACTGGGCCAGTTTCTCCACTCGAAAGTCTGGTAAAACAATGGTTGGCTTTTTATTATCCAACAGGCTTAATATTATATCTGAATTCCCCTTCCCATGGAGAGTTAGCAGGTTGGCCTCATCCCAGGGTATTTGAAGCCTGGCTGCTGCCAGCTGCAGGGAGCTGATCCCGGGAATCACTTCCATATCCAGATCATCTCTAAGTTTTAGGATTGGTTTTAAGACTCCAGAAAATCCAGGGTCTCCAGTGGAGAGAATAGCCACATTTTTACCTTCATCCACCAGTGAAACCGATTTTTTCATCATTTCATCCATGTTCCGCGCCCTGAGCACCAGAGTTTCACCATGAAATTCAGGGAATAGATCAAGTGCCCTTTGACTTCCCACCAGAACATCTGCAGATTCTGAAACATTTAAGGCTGTTTTGGTCAGGTATTCAGCTGAACCCGGACCAATTCCTACTAAATAAAGTTTAGACATTTTATTATCCCTCTTACACGAAATCAAATATATTTTGAATAATATTCCATTTAACAAAATTATTAGTGAATTTTAGGGTACTAAAAACTTTTTAGGGTACTTATACAAATATACGATGGAAAATAAATTTATGATACATTATACATTAACTAACCCCATACATGCTCTCAAACATATTTAGACCATAAAAATCTATAGATTATATTAATGTATTTATTAACCGAATTGCTTTTGTGGGAGGATAATGATTTGGAGAAAGAATCAGAAAACCGTCTGAATCAAACTAAAAATGAAATTAGTCAGTTTGATGACATGAAAAATGAAGTTTTACCTCCTCAATTACCAGAAATTTATTCTAATCCCATTAATGAAGAATTGAAAGAGCGAGCCAGCCAGATTCTGGACGAGATTATGGTTAAAGAGAAAGTAGTCCTGAAAATGGTGAAACCATCAGACAGGTGTAAAGGATTTCCAATTGAAACCACACCCCTTGTAAGAAGAATTTTTGAAATGGTTCCTGGAGCTTTCACCTGGGCATTTATTTTCACCCCACTCCTGGCAGCAATGTTTAATTTTTCAGAAATTCTGGTACTTTACATAACAATACTTGCATTCTACTGGATTTACCGAGCTTTTCGTTTTGTTTACGGCCTTTATCTAGGTGTTAAAAGAACTGAAAGAGATTTGAAAGTTGATTGGATTGGTAAAGTACAAGAAGAATACCCCCGAGAATACGAGGCACTGAAATACGTCCTAATCTACCCTATATACAGGGAAGGCTTGGAAACCATTGAACCATCTGTAGCAGGTTGGGCTAATTCTGATGTGGACACCAAGAAAATATCCCTGGTAGTGGCTATAGAAGAAAAATATGCACAAAAGTGTATTGAAAATTTTGAATACATCAAAGAAAAATATGGGCACCGATTTAGGGAGATAGTCTATTACATTCACCCTGCTGACATCAAAGGAGAAGTTAAGGGAGTTAAAGGACCCAATATTAATTGGGCTACGCGTCACTTCGTTAAAAAAGTGGAGGACAGAGGGGAAGACATCAAGGATTACCTTTTATTCACCTTTGACTGTGACCAGATACCCCATAGAAAATACATTTCAGCCATAACCTACAAATTCTTAAGCTCTGAAAACCGTTTCCATCACTTTTACTGCAGTGCAGTGCACACCTTTAACAACAATCTATGGAGAGTTCCTGCTTTGGTAAGGGTTTTCTCAGAATCTTTAACTCTGGTTGTTCTTCACAGCTGGACTGTTACCAAAAAATCAAGGGACACCTGGTCTTCCTATGCAGTCAGCCTTAAAACGGTTAAAGATGTGAATTACTGGTGCCCTGATATTGAAAACGACGACACAGCATTTTACTGGAATGCTTTGGTTCGTTTCCATGGTGATTTTTCAGGGGAAGAAGTGTACATACCCACCTACAATGATGCCGTGGAAAATGAGACTTATGTGAACACCCATCACTCGCTCTACAGACAACAACACCGCTGGGGATGGGGGATAATCACCTTCCCCATTACTATAGCCGGACTTTGCTACAACCGGGAGATTAAATTTAGCAAACGTTTAAATGTGATCTGGACTCTTCTGGACAATCAACTTCTTTTCACCACTGCAGTGTATCTCATAACCTTTGGAATTCCCCTTTTGAACATATTCAACATGGGATTCTCAGACAACCCTATCAATTACAAGATCCCCTCCATAATCGGGTGGGTGCTACTGGGAGCCTTCTTCCTAAACGTTCCTATTGTTATTCTTCGCAGGAAAATAATGCCAGTTCCGGATGGCTGGGATTGGAAGCGAAATGTGTGGGACTTCCTTGAAACCGGAGCTGTGACTATTAATATGCTAACATTTGGATTTATACCCTATATCCAAGCCCAAACTGAACTTTTATTAGGTAAAAGGCCTGGAGACAAACTTAACATCACTGAAAAAGTGATAATGAATGGTAAAAAACCTCCTTTGCCCCATACTGGTTCAATCCATAAATCTGAAAAAATCGCAATACGCCCCAGTAACCAATCCAAGTAACCTAAAAATACCATAAAATGTAACTAACGAGCTATTCTAGTTTATTTAGCTCATTTATTATTCTTTATAAAAATATTTGTTAAATAATTAGATGTTAAATAATTTGATTCATTTGAATTATATTAGGAAAAAGTGATAAATATGCTCCAAATTGCTGTTACCGGGAAACCTAATGTGGGAAAGTCGTCATTTTTCAATGCAGCCACCCTATCAGAGGCAGAAGTGGCTGGTTACCCCTTTACCACCATTGATGTTAATAAAGCTGTTGCCCATGTGGTTAAACCCTGCCCCTGCCAGGAATTAGAGGTGGAATGCAACCCTAGAAACTCTCAGTGCGTTAATGGGAAAAGGTTGATCCCTGTGGAACTTTTAGATGTTGCAGGGCTGGTTCCCGGAGCACATGAGGGACGCGGGCTGGGTAACAAGTTCCTGGATGATCTGCGCCAGGCCAGGGCATTTATTCATGTGATTGATGCCTCAGGGTCCACTGATGATGAGGGAAGGCCCTGTGAACCCGGAACTCATGATCCCCTGGAAGATGTGGAGTTTTTGGAGCATGAAATAACCATGTGGCTTTTTGGAATTCTCCATAAAAACTGGAACAAGCTGGTGCGCAAGGCACTTTCTGAGAAACTGGACATTGCCCGGGTAATAGCAGAACAGCTCAGCGGTGCGGGAATCACGGTAGAGGATGTTATTGAAGCTAAAAAAGCTGTTAACAAAGAATATAAGGACTGGGAAGATGAAGATCTCATCCTTCTTCTGGATCATCTACTTAAAATTGCCAAGCCCATGCTAATTGTGGCTAATAAGGCAGATCTTCCCCATGCAGAGAAGAACATCCAGAGACTTCAGGAGAAATATGATAATGTAGTGCCAGCATCGGCTGAATCTGAACTGGCATTAAGTAGAGCTGCCAAGGCCGGGTTGATCAAATACACTTCAGGGGAATCTGATTTTGAAATCCTGGAGAAAGATAAATTAAGCCCCCCACAGGTGAAAGCCCTGGAATACATACGGGAAAATGTGCTGCAGAAATATGGTAGTACCGGAGTGCAGGAAGCACTGAACCAAGCCATTTTCAGTCTGCTGGATATGATTGTGGTTTTCCCAGTGGAAGATGAGCACAAGCTATCTGATCAGAAGGGTAACGTGCTCCCTGATGCATTACTAATCCCTAAGGGATCCAAACCAAGGGATATGGCCTTTATCATCCATACCGATATTGGTGAGGGTTTCATGCACGCGGTGGATGCCCGAAGCTGTCGAAGAGTGGCCAGTGACCATGAACTTGAGGATGGGGATGTGATTAGTATTATCTGTCGTTAGAGAACGTTATATTCTTTTCAGAAATAAAAAAAAAATAGATGTTTTTATTCTTTCTAAAAAGCCCCTCCACCCCCACCCATATCTCCTCCACCTATGTCACCTACCCCACCGAAATCATCACCGGATCCATCATATCCTCCTGATGCTGTACTGATACCATTATCAAGTGTGGAAGATAGGAGTGCGTAACCCCCGTAATAGTGGAATAAATAGGTGTCACTGGTTTTCAGTTGTTCTTGTGGTAAGTGTAGTTCCATTGCTTTTTTAACTGCATCAGCAGCACCCAGGGCTGTTGCGTAGACCAGAAATTTGTTCCAGATTGTCACTGATTCTGGAGGGTATTCTTTAATTAGGCTGAAATCTTTGATGTATTTTTTAAAATTATGCCATTTAGCATTGTACTCTTCGCCATAAGTAGTCCATTGCCCCCCAATTTTTTGGGGTAGGATGAGGGAGATCACAGATGATACTCCCAGTACTATCGCAGCTATTTGAGTAAAACGTGCTGCAGGTAGAGGACTACTGGTTCCATAAAATAAAACCAATAAGGCCACAACTATGCCTGCTCCCCCAAAGATCTTCAAGTAATTGTCACCTTTTTTGTTGAAAAATTTCTCCATCTGATCATCAGTGAGAAATTGACGTTTTAAATGGTCTTTCCATGCATCATAGGTGTTTTTGAAAGATTTAGCACTTTCTTTGTTAGATAAATCAGATGAAATCCTCTCCAGGGATATGACACCCTGTTCTTCATAGCGCCCTAAGAACCTTATGACGTTCATTTCGAATTTTTGGAGGGATTTTTGGTCTTTTTTTCGGTTTATTTTAAGATATGTGGAGTTGCTCAAGCCGTGACCCTCCTTAGTGGATGGTTTTTTATCTATTAAGATGTATTTTCTGTGGATTAGATCCATTATGGTTGCTTTAAACCCATCCATGTCTGGTTCACCGATTTTCTTAGAAAATCCAGGTCCGCAGATAGCATTCACCAAGGCAGGAGGATCATCAGTTGGAATATCACGTTCATATTCTGCTCTGTAATCTATTTTGGGCTCTCTTCCATAGAGGAAGTATATGATAAAAGGAATAAGAACTGCTAAAAGCAATAAAGTTCCCAATATATAATAAAGAGCAGAGTAAAAGTTCAATGTGTTCTGATAATCGTTTTGTTTTCTTTCTATCTCACTTAAAGCATCCTGGTTTAAGATTAATCCACCAGTGGGGTTGGCTGCAAATTGGCTTCTGGGAATGACCATTCGCAGTTCAAAAAACTGGCCGGAAGGGATGTTTTCACCTACTATTTGTAGTGTATTTCCCTGCCACAGAGAACTTTTAGCATAATAAGGTGGATTCAGCCAGTATTTAACTCCCTCACTTGATGGTACATGGACATTGGCATTTACCTGGCCAATTGGCACGTCCCATTCTTGACCCACCAGCTTGTACTGTAACTCTGTTATGTCATTGTAGAACCGCGAAACATAGAGAAGATCATATTCCAGGGTAACATCCACCTCCTGATTGGAGATGGGAGTGGTTTTGGCAGCATCAGAATACAGATATACATTTATTCTTTGATTACTACCATGATCTATTACTTCTTGAATTGAATACGCCCCCGGTGTGGAAACCTTCACATTCTGAAGTATTTGGCCACTTTTTAAGGGTATATCCCTGTATATTCCATTATAGGTCCCTGTAAATGAGTAATGTATGGTTTCTTTAACATGAATACTGCCATCACTCTGCAGGAACAGATCCATGTTGATGGAAGGAATTGAATAACTCCTGTCAGCAGCAAAGGCAGTTCCTGCGCTGGAAAGTATTAGAAATGATAATAAGACTGCTAAAATGAAAAGATACCTTTTGGCAGTAATTAATCCATTTTTATCCATGTTTTACCCCTGAAAATTTCTAAAACTCAACTTTAGGGACTTCCCTTTTTGATTCTTCCATTTCAAAGTATTCTGCTTCCTGAAATTTGAATATGGATGCAATGATGTTACTGGGAACCATCTGACATTTGTTGTTGTACATTAACACCGTATCATTATAGAACTGTCTGGAATAGGCTATTTTGTTTTCTGTCTCCTCTAACTGACCCTGTAATTCTAGAAAGTTTTGATTAGCTTTCAAATCAGGGTAGTTCTCTGCCACGGCAAAAAGGCTTTTTAAAGTGTCGGTTAAGATGTTATTAGCCTCTGCAGTTTCCCGGACAGTTTTAGCATTCATAAGCCCGGCTCTTGCTTCAGTAACCTTTTCAAAAACTGTTTTCTCGTGTTTTGCATACCCCTTTACTGTTTCCACCAAATTTGGGATCAGGTCGGCCCTCCGGTTCAATTGAACATCAATCTGCGACCATGCATTCTTAACCCTGTTTCTGGATTGAACCAGGCTGTTGTAGAGGTATATGAAACCTCCCACTACTAAAATCAGTATAAGCAAGATGATTAATTCCAACCACATTTTTCCCACCACATTAATTATATCTATTTATGCTTATTTTTTCCTTTGCAATCCTCTTTAATATATTATTCTAACCCCTGAGAATCAGCAAATAATCTTCATTCTTTGAATGCATATTTCACTAATTCAATTAATAGCCCTTTCCATCCATAAAAACTCATAAATATCAAGAATCTAAGTTATACCCTGGTTAAAATCTGTGCTTAGTTAATGAATTAGCTCATAAAGTAACTGGTACAAGATGGACCTATTACGATGCAAATGGTACATTTAATCGGATTTAAATATTTTCAGGGACAATTAATAATCAGGAATTAAAACTTTATAAAAAGAAGAAATAATTATATTCACCATTTATGAAAAACTAAGATAATAATCATATTTAATGCCAGTAGGATGGATTGAAGTGAAAACCATAGTTGCATGGATTATACTGGGATTAGCCATAGTTTCATTTGTGACTGTGGCTTTAATACCTTTAAATCTATTACATCCACCCCTAAACCCTTTAGATAATTCAAACACCTTAATATCAGATAATCAGGATATTTCATCTTCCCCACATCCCTACCAGCCACAATTGCTTATTGCTGCTCTTAAAAGCTTTTACCAGCCTCAAAGTCAGGAAGATCAACCAGTCAACCCATCAGATGAGGATAAAATAACTAAATTGGTCCGCCTCTTTAACTCTTACTTTGAAGAAACCTTCCGAACCAGTGGCATTCCCGGAGCTGCTGTGGTAATTGTGTATAATGATCAGATCATTTACATGAAGCCCTTGGGAGTGAAAAAGATAGGTGAACCGGATCCTATCGACATAGACACCCTATTCCAGATCGGCTCCTGCACCAAAGCCTTCACTGCCACAGCCATAGCTTCCCTGGTGGATAAGGGAATTATGACTTGGGATGACACTGCAAGAGGATACTATCCTGATCACTCCTATTTTGATCTTTACGATCCACAAGTGGCAGATGAAATCACCATAAGAGACCTGCTCTCCCACCGTAGTGGATTACCACAACACGCAGGTACTTTTCATGTTCTTGATTTCTGGTATGATTTTGATGAAACCCTTTACCGGCTGCGTTTTCTAAAACCTGAAAGTGAATTTAGAACCAAATATGCCTACCAGAATATTTTATTAGCTCTGGCTGGTTACGCATCAGGGGATGCGACAGGGATGAGCTGGGATGATGTGATGAAACAGGAAATATTCCTGCCTCTGGAGATGTTCACCAGTACCACCAACCTCCAAGGATACCTCAACAGTCCCAACCATGCCAGCGGCCACCGGATAATAAATGGACAGACCCACTATGTGGATCCCATTAATCTGGATCCCATGGGTCCGGCTGGAACTATCAGTGCCTCCATAAAAGAGCTTGCTAACTGGCTGCGTTTCCAACTTAATATGGGTAAGTTCAATGGCCAGCAAATAGTATCCAGTCAATCCCTGGCAGAAACCCACCAACCACACATTCTAATTAAAGAGTATCCCCAATTCAATTTAAGTTATGGTTTGGGCTGGTTAGTTTACACTGGTAGCTATAACGCGGTTGAACACACTGGTTCCACCCGAACTTTCAACAGCAACACTTACGTTCTTAATTCAGAGAATCTGGGAATGATCGTTATTACCAATGAAGGAACCAGCGGGAATTATTATGGTGAATTACTGTTTAACGCCCTGTATTCACTATATAAAAAAGGTGTTCTTCCAGCCAGTGCCACAGTTTCTGATTATGTTCCCCCTCAAGAGGATGATATTCAATCCCTGCTTGAAAACAATAAATTACCAGTTATTTTAACCTTTGACCCCCTCCCTTACCCTATTGACAACTATGCAGGGAACTATTATTCAGATTACTGGGGAAATATAAAAGTTGAAAAGAAAAATGACAGCAGCCTGTTATTGTTTCCTGGGAAAAATCCAAACCCCATAACCCTAAACCACTACAGTTCCAACACATTCAATGAAAGTGACTATGAAACTGAAGTAACATTCAGTGATTTCACATCTGGTCAACCACAACAGGTTTTCATCCAAAGATGGGCACTATTTGGAGAAAATGGTACATTCATAAGAGTTTAAAGATTCATCTTAAATAAAAATCATTGCACATTTAATTAATTTGAAAACAGTGAGAGGTAAGTTTCAAGTGTAAAAATGAACATTAACGAACTTCCACCCGAACTGGTTTATGACCAATTAGACTCTTCAGAAAAAGGTTTGACCACTGAACAAGCCAAAATACGACTAGAAAAATATGGGCCTAACCAGATTGAGGAAGTTAAGAAAAAACCAGTTATTCTAAAATTTTTTGCCAACCTCTATCAACTCCTAGCCCTGCTTCTATGGGCAGCCAGCATTCTGGCCTTTTTAAGTGGAACACCCCAGCTAGGTTTTGCAATAATTGCAGTTATCATAATTAATGCGATTTTCAGTTTCTGGCAGGAGTACAAGGCAGAGAAGGCACTGGCCGCCCTTAAGAAAATACTACCCTCCCAGGCTAAAACCATCCGCGATGGAGAGGAAAGGATCATTTTATCTGCTGAACTGGTGCCTGGTGATGTTCTCATCCTAGAAGAGGGGGATAATATCTCTGCAGATGCTCGTCTGGTGGAAGCCAGTGGAATGAAGGTGGACAGTTCAACCCTGACTGGTGAATCCAAACCAGTTCGTAAAGTAGCTCATGCCAAGGAATCTACTGGGGATAGCCTCATAGGGACACCTAATATTGTTTTTGCAGGCACCAGTGTGGCTGCGGGTTCTGGTAAAGCAGTGATATTTGCCACTGGACGGGATACAGAGTTCAACCAGATTGCCAGTTTAACCCAGGAAATCAGTGAGGAAGCCAGCCCACTGCAAAAGGAACTTTCCAGGGTGACCCGTATCATAGCAGTAATCGCGGTGCTTCTGGGTCTGGTCCTTTTCATGGTGAACCTGTGGGTGGTTCAACTTCCCCTGCAGTTGGCTTTCATATTCGCCATTGGCCTCACTGTGGCCAATGTACCAGAAGGACTCCTACCCACTGTAACCCTGGCGTTGGCTGCATCTGTGCAGAAGATGGCCAGTAAAAATGCCCTTATAAAACGTTTGTCCAGTGTAGAGACTCTGGGGTCCACCAATATTATCTGCACTGACAAGACCGGGACTCTGACCAAGAATGAGATGACAGTGCGCAAGGTTTGGTTACCCTGTGAAATAATTGATGTAACCGGAGCAGGTTACTCACCAGAAGGGGAATTTTTACATAAAGGAAACCCTATTGACCATAGAGAAATCAGGGAACTGAAACTACTGATGCGCTCAGCCACTTTCTGCAATGACTCCCAACTCATAGAACCAACAAAGGAAGGAGATAAATGGAGGATCATTGGAGACCCTACAGAAGCAGCACTTTTGGTTGCAGCAAAAAAGATTGGATTTGACTGGGAGCAGCAATTGAGGAAGAAACCTCGAATCAAAGAATTGCCATTCGATTCCCAGAGAAAATCAATGAGCAGCATACATCAGGATAATGATAAACAGGTAGCCTATGTTAAAGGAGCCCCTAAAAAGATCATTGGATTATCCAACACCATATCCATCGACGGAGAAGTTAAAAACTTCCCTGATGAGGCTAAGGAAAGAATAATAGCTAAACATGATGAACTGGCTGCTTCAGGTTTGCGTATTCTGGCCATGGCTTACCGTGACCTCCCTGCTGACTATGATAACTACAGTGCAGATGCCGTGGAGCAGGAACTAACCTTTCTGGGAATGGTGGCCATGCAGGATCCTCCTCGCCCTGAGGTTAAACCGGCAGTGGAGGATTGCCACCGGGCCGGGATCCGTATTATAATGATCACCGGAGATTATGGCCTCACAGCCCATGCAATTGCCCGGGAAGTGGGCATAGTTAGTGATGACCCCTGCAGAATCATCAAAGGGAAAGAACTTAACCAGATGACTGATGAAGAGGTTAAAAATATCCTAGTTTCAGGTGAAAATGTTATATTTGCCCGTGCCGTACCTGAGCATAAGATGCGTGTTGCTGGTATACTGGAGAGTATGGATGAAATTGTGGCCATGACTGGAGATGGGGTGAACGATGCCCCTGCCCTTAGAAAGGCAGATATTGGCGTGGCTATGGGCATTACTGGTACTGATGTTGCTAAAGAAGCCGCTGATATGATCCTCACAGATGATAACTTTGCCACAATTGTGGAAGCTATTAAAGAGGGCCGTACAATTTATGAAAATATTCGTAAGTTCATCACCTACATTTTCTCCCATGAAACTGC from Methanobacteriaceae archaeon includes the following:
- a CDS encoding DUF2207 domain-containing protein; the protein is MDKNGLITAKRYLFILAVLLSFLILSSAGTAFAADRSYSIPSINMDLFLQSDGSIHVKETIHYSFTGTYNGIYRDIPLKSGQILQNVKVSTPGAYSIQEVIDHGSNQRINVYLYSDAAKTTPISNQEVDVTLEYDLLYVSRFYNDITELQYKLVGQEWDVPIGQVNANVHVPSSEGVKYWLNPPYYAKSSLWQGNTLQIVGENIPSGQFFELRMVIPRSQFAANPTGGLILNQDALSEIERKQNDYQNTLNFYSALYYILGTLLLLAVLIPFIIYFLYGREPKIDYRAEYERDIPTDDPPALVNAICGPGFSKKIGEPDMDGFKATIMDLIHRKYILIDKKPSTKEGHGLSNSTYLKINRKKDQKSLQKFEMNVIRFLGRYEEQGVISLERISSDLSNKESAKSFKNTYDAWKDHLKRQFLTDDQMEKFFNKKGDNYLKIFGGAGIVVALLVLFYGTSSPLPAARFTQIAAIVLGVSSVISLILPQKIGGQWTTYGEEYNAKWHNFKKYIKDFSLIKEYPPESVTIWNKFLVYATALGAADAVKKAMELHLPQEQLKTSDTYLFHYYGGYALLSSTLDNGISTASGGYDGSGDDFGGVGDIGGGDMGGGGGAF
- a CDS encoding redox-regulated ATPase YchF — translated: MLQIAVTGKPNVGKSSFFNAATLSEAEVAGYPFTTIDVNKAVAHVVKPCPCQELEVECNPRNSQCVNGKRLIPVELLDVAGLVPGAHEGRGLGNKFLDDLRQARAFIHVIDASGSTDDEGRPCEPGTHDPLEDVEFLEHEITMWLFGILHKNWNKLVRKALSEKLDIARVIAEQLSGAGITVEDVIEAKKAVNKEYKDWEDEDLILLLDHLLKIAKPMLIVANKADLPHAEKNIQRLQEKYDNVVPASAESELALSRAAKAGLIKYTSGESDFEILEKDKLSPPQVKALEYIRENVLQKYGSTGVQEALNQAIFSLLDMIVVFPVEDEHKLSDQKGNVLPDALLIPKGSKPRDMAFIIHTDIGEGFMHAVDARSCRRVASDHELEDGDVISIICR
- a CDS encoding cupin domain-containing protein translates to MLIKSLKKCEYFQVLDETVLCELLHPKNENIEMGCSIAHAIMAPGKVSLPHKLKKSVEIYYLLEGCGKMHIDDETADVKSGDAIYIPPGSVQWIENTGSSPLKFLCVVTPPWQKEDEVLV
- the cbiE gene encoding precorrin-6y C5,15-methyltransferase (decarboxylating) subunit CbiE, producing the protein MSKLYLVGIGPGSAEYLTKTALNVSESADVLVGSQRALDLFPEFHGETLVLRARNMDEMMKKSVSLVDEGKNVAILSTGDPGFSGVLKPILKLRDDLDMEVIPGISSLQLAAARLQIPWDEANLLTLHGKGNSDIILSLLDNKKPTIVLPDFRVEKLAQFLLEKGVNPERKVSICERLSYPDERIFKGNLREAADTKFSYLCVMVIY
- a CDS encoding serine hydrolase, which codes for MPVGWIEVKTIVAWIILGLAIVSFVTVALIPLNLLHPPLNPLDNSNTLISDNQDISSSPHPYQPQLLIAALKSFYQPQSQEDQPVNPSDEDKITKLVRLFNSYFEETFRTSGIPGAAVVIVYNDQIIYMKPLGVKKIGEPDPIDIDTLFQIGSCTKAFTATAIASLVDKGIMTWDDTARGYYPDHSYFDLYDPQVADEITIRDLLSHRSGLPQHAGTFHVLDFWYDFDETLYRLRFLKPESEFRTKYAYQNILLALAGYASGDATGMSWDDVMKQEIFLPLEMFTSTTNLQGYLNSPNHASGHRIINGQTHYVDPINLDPMGPAGTISASIKELANWLRFQLNMGKFNGQQIVSSQSLAETHQPHILIKEYPQFNLSYGLGWLVYTGSYNAVEHTGSTRTFNSNTYVLNSENLGMIVITNEGTSGNYYGELLFNALYSLYKKGVLPASATVSDYVPPQEDDIQSLLENNKLPVILTFDPLPYPIDNYAGNYYSDYWGNIKVEKKNDSSLLLFPGKNPNPITLNHYSSNTFNESDYETEVTFSDFTSGQPQQVFIQRWALFGENGTFIRV
- a CDS encoding glycosyltransferase family 2 protein yields the protein MEKESENRLNQTKNEISQFDDMKNEVLPPQLPEIYSNPINEELKERASQILDEIMVKEKVVLKMVKPSDRCKGFPIETTPLVRRIFEMVPGAFTWAFIFTPLLAAMFNFSEILVLYITILAFYWIYRAFRFVYGLYLGVKRTERDLKVDWIGKVQEEYPREYEALKYVLIYPIYREGLETIEPSVAGWANSDVDTKKISLVVAIEEKYAQKCIENFEYIKEKYGHRFREIVYYIHPADIKGEVKGVKGPNINWATRHFVKKVEDRGEDIKDYLLFTFDCDQIPHRKYISAITYKFLSSENRFHHFYCSAVHTFNNNLWRVPALVRVFSESLTLVVLHSWTVTKKSRDTWSSYAVSLKTVKDVNYWCPDIENDDTAFYWNALVRFHGDFSGEEVYIPTYNDAVENETYVNTHHSLYRQQHRWGWGIITFPITIAGLCYNREIKFSKRLNVIWTLLDNQLLFTTAVYLITFGIPLLNIFNMGFSDNPINYKIPSIIGWVLLGAFFLNVPIVILRRKIMPVPDGWDWKRNVWDFLETGAVTINMLTFGFIPYIQAQTELLLGKRPGDKLNITEKVIMNGKKPPLPHTGSIHKSEKIAIRPSNQSK
- a CDS encoding LemA family protein translates to MVGKMWLELIILLILILVVGGFIYLYNSLVQSRNRVKNAWSQIDVQLNRRADLIPNLVETVKGYAKHEKTVFEKVTEARAGLMNAKTVRETAEANNILTDTLKSLFAVAENYPDLKANQNFLELQGQLEETENKIAYSRQFYNDTVLMYNNKCQMVPSNIIASIFKFQEAEYFEMEESKREVPKVEF